Proteins encoded together in one Oceanobacillus iheyensis HTE831 window:
- the groES gene encoding co-chaperone GroES, which produces MIKPLGDRVVIELVEQEETTASGIVLPDSAKEKPQEGKVVAVGSGRVENGEKIALEVSEGDRIIFSKFAGTEVKYEGTEYLILRENDILAIIG; this is translated from the coding sequence ATGATTAAACCATTAGGAGATCGTGTTGTTATCGAACTTGTTGAACAAGAAGAAACAACTGCAAGCGGAATCGTACTTCCAGACTCTGCAAAGGAAAAACCGCAGGAAGGTAAAGTAGTAGCAGTTGGTTCTGGACGTGTAGAAAATGGAGAAAAGATTGCTCTTGAAGTTTCAGAAGGAGATCGAATCATTTTTTCTAAATTTGCTGGTACAGAAGTGAAATATGAAGGTACAGAATACTTAATTCTTCGTGAAAATGATATTTTAGCTATTATTGGCTAA